The following are from one region of the candidate division TA06 bacterium genome:
- a CDS encoding 50S ribosomal protein L27, with product MAHKKGMGSSRNGRDSNAKMLGVKAYGGEFVTAGSILVRQRGTRIHPGTNVGKGGDDTLFAKIDGYVQYGRMDRKRKRVSVLSDL from the coding sequence ATGGCACACAAAAAAGGAATGGGGTCCAGCAGAAATGGCCGGGACAGCAATGCAAAGATGCTGGGTGTTAAGGCCTATGGCGGCGAGTTTGTTACGGCCGGTTCTATCCTGGTGAGACAGAGGGGAACAAGAATTCATCCAGGGACAAACGTAGGTAAGGGCGGCGACGACACGCTGTTTGCCAAAATAGATGGATACGTCCAGTACGGGCGAATGGATAGAAAGAGAAAGAGGGTCTCTGTACTGTCAGATCTATAG
- a CDS encoding MBL fold metallo-hydrolase, translating to MKIKWLGHASFLITPKSGHKILTDPYKSGSYGGAVRYKKIHEHADIVLISHDHEDHNDVSSLPGDPVVLKGAGDNEAKGFKFKGVATYHDECRGRERGDNTIFLFEADGLTVCHLGDLGHTLSEEEIADIGKVDILFVPVGGLYTIDAEQATTVVKALQPKLVIPMHYKTEKLGFDIDGVEKFLEGKEGVKRQGSPEMEFAHLEDESQIVVLDHAM from the coding sequence ATGAAGATAAAGTGGCTCGGACATGCCTCGTTCCTGATTACGCCAAAGTCGGGACACAAAATTCTGACAGATCCGTACAAATCCGGTTCATACGGCGGCGCCGTGCGCTACAAGAAAATACATGAACATGCAGACATTGTGCTCATCAGCCATGACCACGAGGATCACAACGACGTGAGTTCCCTGCCCGGCGATCCTGTGGTTCTGAAGGGCGCAGGAGACAATGAGGCAAAAGGATTCAAGTTCAAGGGCGTTGCCACGTATCACGACGAATGTCGGGGCAGAGAAAGAGGGGACAACACCATTTTCCTCTTCGAAGCAGATGGCCTGACAGTCTGCCATCTTGGGGATCTGGGCCACACGCTCTCAGAGGAAGAGATCGCAGATATCGGGAAAGTCGATATTCTGTTCGTTCCTGTGGGTGGCCTCTATACGATAGATGCCGAGCAAGCAACCACGGTCGTCAAAGCCCTTCAGCCGAAGCTCGTGATACCCATGCACTACAAGACTGAGAAGCTTGGTTTTGACATCGACGGTGTGGAGAAGTTTCTCGAGGGGAAAGAAGGGGTGAAGAGACAGGGTTCCCCGGAAATGGAGTTTGCGCACCTGGAAGACGAGAGCCAGATCGTTGTTCTAGACCATGCCATGTAG
- a CDS encoding 4Fe-4S dicluster domain-containing protein: protein MRVRISRKKLRDEVIARIEEISGEQISKCFQCGKCSAGCPSVDSMDILPNQIIRLLQIGEKDEVLASRTIWVCDSCFTCESRCPKGIDVAKVMEAARQIILRANVDKVKPYEIDEKTFEGLPQAGIVSCLRKFTG, encoded by the coding sequence ATGAGAGTAAGGATATCACGCAAAAAGCTGAGAGATGAAGTCATAGCCAGGATTGAAGAAATCAGTGGTGAGCAGATTTCTAAGTGCTTCCAGTGTGGAAAGTGCTCAGCGGGTTGCCCCAGTGTCGATTCGATGGACATACTGCCGAACCAGATAATAAGGCTTCTCCAGATAGGCGAGAAGGATGAAGTCCTTGCCAGCAGGACCATCTGGGTGTGTGACAGTTGTTTCACTTGCGAGTCGAGGTGTCCCAAGGGGATTGATGTTGCAAAAGTGATGGAGGCAGCCAGGCAGATAATCCTCAGGGCGAACGTGGACAAGGTGAAACCGTATGAGATTGATGAGAAGACCTTTGAGGGCCTTCCACAGGCCGGAATAGTGAGCTGCCTTAGAAAGTTCACAGGATAA
- the rplU gene encoding 50S ribosomal protein L21, producing the protein MQFKVEKDSRIRIPKLDAEPGSEVRLDKVLALSDGGNFHVGSPYVKEAQVKAKLLIHAKHEKIIVYKFKRRKNYRRKRGHRQDYSELLITEILAPKILKEEAAPKVLKEKTVPKVEKKKAPKKKVTRKKIAAVAAEKTKPATARAKPVRKKKVAKKVRSRRKVAAKPATKAKKKTTRRVIGRLRRKKEKE; encoded by the coding sequence ATGCAGTTCAAGGTCGAGAAGGACTCGCGCATCCGTATCCCGAAGCTGGATGCCGAGCCTGGATCTGAGGTCCGTCTGGACAAAGTTCTGGCCTTGAGTGACGGAGGCAACTTTCACGTAGGTTCACCTTATGTGAAGGAGGCTCAGGTAAAGGCCAAGCTGTTGATTCATGCCAAACACGAAAAGATCATAGTCTATAAATTCAAGAGAAGAAAGAATTACAGGAGGAAAAGAGGTCACAGGCAGGACTATTCGGAATTACTCATCACGGAAATCCTTGCGCCAAAGATCTTAAAAGAAGAAGCTGCACCAAAGGTCCTGAAAGAAAAGACTGTACCCAAGGTGGAGAAGAAGAAGGCTCCTAAGAAGAAAGTAACAAGAAAAAAGATAGCAGCAGTTGCGGCTGAGAAAACCAAGCCTGCCACGGCAAGAGCAAAACCTGTGAGGAAAAAGAAGGTTGCAAAGAAGGTACGGTCTCGCAGGAAGGTGGCTGCTAAGCCGGCTACCAAAGCGAAGAAGAAGACGACAAGACGGGTAATCGGTCGGCTGAGAAGAAAAAAAGAAAAGGAGTGA
- a CDS encoding heterodisulfide reductase, subunit B, whose amino-acid sequence MKIAYYPGCTLKTTGTGLEMSAIAAAKALGLELVELERWNCCGTVHSLANDNIINNLAAVRNLIRAKESGYDRFVTLCSICYNTQKSVNNIIRNDEEKKGKINSFMYEEPDYEGDVAVLHLLEAIRDEVGFGNMAEKISKPLSSLKIAPYYGCLLLRPKEIALDSQENPTIMEELLSATGAQVVDDPYKTECCGTYHTVVDVDLVVEHAYRILSSAVKRGADAISTTCPLCHFNLDRRQKEVGKRYGDFKPIPVFYFTQLLCIALGLGEEPCNFELHYVDPRSLLAEKHLL is encoded by the coding sequence ATCAAAATCGCATACTACCCCGGATGCACTCTCAAGACTACAGGCACAGGGCTTGAAATGTCGGCCATAGCAGCAGCAAAAGCCCTTGGTCTGGAACTCGTCGAACTCGAGAGATGGAACTGCTGCGGTACAGTCCACTCTCTGGCAAACGATAACATAATCAACAACCTGGCCGCAGTGAGAAACCTCATAAGAGCAAAGGAGAGTGGGTACGACCGTTTTGTGACTCTCTGTTCGATCTGTTACAATACTCAAAAGTCGGTCAACAACATAATCAGGAATGATGAAGAGAAGAAGGGCAAGATAAACAGCTTCATGTATGAGGAACCTGACTATGAAGGGGACGTGGCGGTTCTCCACCTTCTGGAGGCGATAAGAGATGAGGTTGGGTTCGGTAATATGGCCGAGAAAATATCCAAGCCTCTTTCCTCTTTGAAAATAGCTCCCTACTATGGGTGCCTTCTTCTGAGGCCGAAAGAGATAGCACTCGACAGTCAGGAGAATCCCACGATAATGGAGGAGCTGTTAAGCGCTACGGGAGCCCAGGTGGTTGACGACCCATACAAGACTGAGTGCTGTGGCACCTATCACACGGTGGTGGATGTAGACCTGGTCGTCGAACACGCCTACAGGATTCTTTCCTCCGCGGTCAAACGTGGAGCCGATGCAATATCCACCACGTGTCCTCTGTGCCACTTCAACCTGGACAGAAGACAGAAAGAGGTGGGGAAGAGGTACGGCGACTTCAAGCCAATTCCAGTTTTCTATTTCACCCAGTTGCTCTGCATTGCCCTGGGCCTTGGTGAGGAGCCCTGCAATTTCGAGCTCCATTACGTGGATCCCCGATCACTGCTTGCGGAAAAGCATCTCCTGTAA
- the secG gene encoding preprotein translocase subunit SecG, protein MVFSIVLPIHILVSACLVIVTLLQRGKGGGLSGVFGGGGSQSVFGGRGATPVLAKATVVFAVLFMLTSLSLTLISASRRAPRSAVEGEMQRGPFAPAEEGLVPLEPIQEEPESTGE, encoded by the coding sequence ATAGTGTTTTCTATCGTGCTTCCAATCCATATTCTGGTGTCCGCATGTCTGGTCATAGTCACTCTACTGCAGCGCGGAAAAGGTGGAGGCCTCTCCGGCGTATTTGGAGGCGGAGGTTCGCAGTCGGTGTTCGGGGGCAGAGGTGCAACACCCGTGCTTGCCAAGGCGACTGTCGTGTTCGCAGTCTTGTTTATGCTGACTTCTTTGTCTCTTACTTTGATATCCGCGTCCAGGAGGGCTCCACGCAGCGCAGTGGAAGGAGAAATGCAAAGAGGTCCCTTTGCCCCTGCTGAGGAGGGACTGGTGCCCCTTGAGCCCATACAAGAAGAACCAGAATCAACCGGAGAATAA